In Paramisgurnus dabryanus chromosome 14, PD_genome_1.1, whole genome shotgun sequence, one genomic interval encodes:
- the ece1 gene encoding endothelin-converting enzyme 1 isoform X1, which yields MESLRESVLHLTFQMSTYKRATLDEEELLDTGSDGIYNTSSMQVGLQRGLGPRCWAVKTHVEKKLVVIVCVLSLALFICIMTLGLHYKESHPGMCLSEPCVSVASAVMASLDRSVDPCEDFYKFACGGWMRKNPLPDGKSRWGPFSNLWEHNMAVMKDLLENTNMKNLSKAEEKAQWFYEACMNETKIEALGAKPLQDLINQTGGWGLNGPWDKDNFQEVLRTVSAIYRTSPFFTVFVSTDSKSSNSNIIKVDQSGLGLPSREYYLNKTANEKYLKAYLDFLVDLGVLLGGSEATSQIIMQEILDFETALANITVPQEERREEMKIYNKMQAKDLSTLAPVVDWMPFLSAVFAPVVLNDSEPVVVYAKEYLQKVSELISNTNKSILNNYMIMNVVRKMGAILDQRFQDAEQRFLEVMYGTKKSCTPRWKVCVSETDSALGFALGALFVRATFSEDSKAFVEDMVSEIKWAFEDSIKTVGWMDPETKRAAKVKADAIYNMIGYPKFIMNPRELDKVFNDFDVVSDLYFQNVMNNYNFSARVTADQLRKAPNKEQWSMTPPTVNAYYNPTKNEMVFPAGILQAPFYNHNWPKAMNFGGIGVVIGHELTHAFDDQGREYDKDGNLHKWWQNSSVDAFNLQTQCMVEQYSNYTINKEPLNGKQTLGENIADNGGLRAAYKAYVNWIKKNGKESTLPALGMTNHQLFFVGFAQVWCSVRTPESSHEGVITDPHSPSRFRVIGTISNSHEFSEHFGCKADSPMNPKQKCELW from the exons ATGGAATCTTTAAGGGAATCTGTTCTTCATCTCACCTTTCAGATGTCTACTTACAAACGAGCCACTCTGGATGAAGAGGAGCTGTTGGACACTGGCTCTGACGGGATCTACAACACCTCCAGCATGCAG GTCGGACTTCAGCGTGGTCTGGGTCCCCGGTGCTGGGCGGTGAAGACTCACGTTGAGAAAAAGCTAGTGGTCATTGTGTGTGTACTCTCTCTGGCTTTGTTCATCTGCATCATGACTTTGGGTCTGCATTATAAAGAAT CTCATCCGGGAATGTGCCTATCAGAGCCGTGTGTTAGTGTAGCAAGTGCGGTCATGGCCTCTCTTGATCGGTCAGTGGATCCCTGCGAGGATTTCTACAAGTTTGCATGTGGAGGTTGGATGAGGAAGAACCCGCTGCCGGACGGCAAGTCCCGCTGGGGTCCCTTTAGCAACCTGTGGGAGCACAACATGGCAGTGATGAAAGACTTACTAG AGAACACCAACATGAAGAACCTGAGCAAAGCAGAGGAAAAAGCCCAGTGGTTTTATGAAGCTTGTATGAACGAGACCAAAATTGAAGCGCTCGGGGCAAAACCACTACAGGATCTTATCAACCAG ACAGGAGGTTGGGGCTTGAATGGCCCATGGGATAAGGATAACTTCCAAGAAGTTTTACGGACTGTGTCAGCCATATACCGCACTTCCCCTTTTTTCACTGTTTTTGTCAGTACAGACTCAAAAAGCTCCAATAGCAACATCATCAAG GTGGATCAGTCTGGGTTGGGACTTCCATCTAGAGAATACTATCTCAATAAGACAGCCAATGAAAAG TATTTAAAAGCATACCTGGACTTCTTGGTGGATCTGGGGGTCCTTTTGGGTGGCTCAGAGGCCACCTCTCAGATCATAATGCAGGAGATCTTAGACTTTGAAACAGCGCTGGCGAACATCACAGTGCCTCAAGAAGAAAGACGTGAAGAAATGAAAATTTACAACAAGATGCAGGCCAAAGACTTATCT ACGCTGGCTCCTGTGGTAGATTGGATGCCTTTCCTTTCTGCAGTGTTTGCTCCCGTTGTCCTAAATGATTCTGAACCTGTGGTTGTGTACGCTAAAGAATACCTCCAGAAAGTCTCAGAGCTCATCAGTAACACCAACAAGAG CATTTTGAATAACTACATGATTATGAATGTGGTACGGAAAATGGGGGCCATCTTAGACCAGAGGTTCCAAGATGCAGAGCAGCGTTTCCTAGAAGTTATGTACGGCACAAAAAAG AGCTGTACACCACGCTGGAAAGTTTGCGTCAGCGAGACGGACAGCGCTCTGGGCTTTGCCCTTGGGGCTCTGTTCGTCAGAGCCACATTTTCTGAGGACAGCAAAGCTTTC GTTGAAGATATGGTCTCAGAGATCAAATGGGCTTTTGAAGACAGTATAAAGACTGTTGGCTGGATGGATCCTGAGACAAAAAGAGCAGCCAAAGTGAAG GCAGATGCAATATACAACATGATTGGATATCCAAAGTTCATCATGAACCCCAGAGAGCTGGATAAGGTGTTTAATgat TTTGATGTTGTTTCAGACCTCTACTTTCAAAACGTCATGAATAATTACAACTTCTCCGCACGGGTTACAGCCGACCAGCTCAGAAAGGCTCCCAACAAAGAGCA ATGGAGTATGACCCCACCCACGGTTAATGCATACTACAACCCTACCAAAAATGAAATGGTGTTTCCAGCTGGCATACTCCAGGCTCCCTTTTATAACCATAATTGGCCAAA AGCTATGAATTTCGGTGGTATAGGTGTGGTTATTGGGCATGAACTCACGCACGCCTTCGATGATCAAG GACGAGAGTATGACAAGGACGGGAATTTGCATAAATGGTGGCAAAATTCCTCAGTCGACGCTTTCAATCTGCAGACACAGTGCATGGTGGAACAGTACAGTAACTACACTATAAATAAAGAGCCGCTGAATGGAAAACAGACTTTGGGAGAAAATATTGCAGACAATGGAGGCCTGAGAGCAGCTTATAAG GCCTATGTAAACTGGATCAAGAAGAATGGCAAGGAATCCACTCTCCCTGCTCTTGGAATGACCAACCATCAGCTGTTTTTTGTGGGATTTGCTCAG GTGTGGTGCTCAGTTCGGACCCCAGAAAGCTCTCACGAGGGCGTTATTACAGACCCGCACAGCCCATCGCGTTTTCGGGTCATAGGCACCATCTCCAACTCCCATGAGTTCTCGGAGCACTTTGGCTGCAAGGCAGATTCACCCATGAACCCCAAACAAAAGTGTGAGCTGTGGTGA
- the ece1 gene encoding endothelin-converting enzyme 1 isoform X3, translated as MSTYKRATLDEEELLDTGSDGIYNTSSMQVGLQRGLGPRCWAVKTHVEKKLVVIVCVLSLALFICIMTLGLHYKESHPGMCLSEPCVSVASAVMASLDRSVDPCEDFYKFACGGWMRKNPLPDGKSRWGPFSNLWEHNMAVMKDLLENTNMKNLSKAEEKAQWFYEACMNETKIEALGAKPLQDLINQTGGWGLNGPWDKDNFQEVLRTVSAIYRTSPFFTVFVSTDSKSSNSNIIKVDQSGLGLPSREYYLNKTANEKYLKAYLDFLVDLGVLLGGSEATSQIIMQEILDFETALANITVPQEERREEMKIYNKMQAKDLSTLAPVVDWMPFLSAVFAPVVLNDSEPVVVYAKEYLQKVSELISNTNKSILNNYMIMNVVRKMGAILDQRFQDAEQRFLEVMYGTKKSCTPRWKVCVSETDSALGFALGALFVRATFSEDSKAFVEDMVSEIKWAFEDSIKTVGWMDPETKRAAKVKADAIYNMIGYPKFIMNPRELDKVFNDFDVVSDLYFQNVMNNYNFSARVTADQLRKAPNKEQWSMTPPTVNAYYNPTKNEMVFPAGILQAPFYNHNWPKAMNFGGIGVVIGHELTHAFDDQGREYDKDGNLHKWWQNSSVDAFNLQTQCMVEQYSNYTINKEPLNGKQTLGENIADNGGLRAAYKAYVNWIKKNGKESTLPALGMTNHQLFFVGFAQVWCSVRTPESSHEGVITDPHSPSRFRVIGTISNSHEFSEHFGCKADSPMNPKQKCELW; from the exons ATGTCTACTTACAAACGAGCCACTCTGGATGAAGAGGAGCTGTTGGACACTGGCTCTGACGGGATCTACAACACCTCCAGCATGCAG GTCGGACTTCAGCGTGGTCTGGGTCCCCGGTGCTGGGCGGTGAAGACTCACGTTGAGAAAAAGCTAGTGGTCATTGTGTGTGTACTCTCTCTGGCTTTGTTCATCTGCATCATGACTTTGGGTCTGCATTATAAAGAAT CTCATCCGGGAATGTGCCTATCAGAGCCGTGTGTTAGTGTAGCAAGTGCGGTCATGGCCTCTCTTGATCGGTCAGTGGATCCCTGCGAGGATTTCTACAAGTTTGCATGTGGAGGTTGGATGAGGAAGAACCCGCTGCCGGACGGCAAGTCCCGCTGGGGTCCCTTTAGCAACCTGTGGGAGCACAACATGGCAGTGATGAAAGACTTACTAG AGAACACCAACATGAAGAACCTGAGCAAAGCAGAGGAAAAAGCCCAGTGGTTTTATGAAGCTTGTATGAACGAGACCAAAATTGAAGCGCTCGGGGCAAAACCACTACAGGATCTTATCAACCAG ACAGGAGGTTGGGGCTTGAATGGCCCATGGGATAAGGATAACTTCCAAGAAGTTTTACGGACTGTGTCAGCCATATACCGCACTTCCCCTTTTTTCACTGTTTTTGTCAGTACAGACTCAAAAAGCTCCAATAGCAACATCATCAAG GTGGATCAGTCTGGGTTGGGACTTCCATCTAGAGAATACTATCTCAATAAGACAGCCAATGAAAAG TATTTAAAAGCATACCTGGACTTCTTGGTGGATCTGGGGGTCCTTTTGGGTGGCTCAGAGGCCACCTCTCAGATCATAATGCAGGAGATCTTAGACTTTGAAACAGCGCTGGCGAACATCACAGTGCCTCAAGAAGAAAGACGTGAAGAAATGAAAATTTACAACAAGATGCAGGCCAAAGACTTATCT ACGCTGGCTCCTGTGGTAGATTGGATGCCTTTCCTTTCTGCAGTGTTTGCTCCCGTTGTCCTAAATGATTCTGAACCTGTGGTTGTGTACGCTAAAGAATACCTCCAGAAAGTCTCAGAGCTCATCAGTAACACCAACAAGAG CATTTTGAATAACTACATGATTATGAATGTGGTACGGAAAATGGGGGCCATCTTAGACCAGAGGTTCCAAGATGCAGAGCAGCGTTTCCTAGAAGTTATGTACGGCACAAAAAAG AGCTGTACACCACGCTGGAAAGTTTGCGTCAGCGAGACGGACAGCGCTCTGGGCTTTGCCCTTGGGGCTCTGTTCGTCAGAGCCACATTTTCTGAGGACAGCAAAGCTTTC GTTGAAGATATGGTCTCAGAGATCAAATGGGCTTTTGAAGACAGTATAAAGACTGTTGGCTGGATGGATCCTGAGACAAAAAGAGCAGCCAAAGTGAAG GCAGATGCAATATACAACATGATTGGATATCCAAAGTTCATCATGAACCCCAGAGAGCTGGATAAGGTGTTTAATgat TTTGATGTTGTTTCAGACCTCTACTTTCAAAACGTCATGAATAATTACAACTTCTCCGCACGGGTTACAGCCGACCAGCTCAGAAAGGCTCCCAACAAAGAGCA ATGGAGTATGACCCCACCCACGGTTAATGCATACTACAACCCTACCAAAAATGAAATGGTGTTTCCAGCTGGCATACTCCAGGCTCCCTTTTATAACCATAATTGGCCAAA AGCTATGAATTTCGGTGGTATAGGTGTGGTTATTGGGCATGAACTCACGCACGCCTTCGATGATCAAG GACGAGAGTATGACAAGGACGGGAATTTGCATAAATGGTGGCAAAATTCCTCAGTCGACGCTTTCAATCTGCAGACACAGTGCATGGTGGAACAGTACAGTAACTACACTATAAATAAAGAGCCGCTGAATGGAAAACAGACTTTGGGAGAAAATATTGCAGACAATGGAGGCCTGAGAGCAGCTTATAAG GCCTATGTAAACTGGATCAAGAAGAATGGCAAGGAATCCACTCTCCCTGCTCTTGGAATGACCAACCATCAGCTGTTTTTTGTGGGATTTGCTCAG GTGTGGTGCTCAGTTCGGACCCCAGAAAGCTCTCACGAGGGCGTTATTACAGACCCGCACAGCCCATCGCGTTTTCGGGTCATAGGCACCATCTCCAACTCCCATGAGTTCTCGGAGCACTTTGGCTGCAAGGCAGATTCACCCATGAACCCCAAACAAAAGTGTGAGCTGTGGTGA
- the ece1 gene encoding endothelin-converting enzyme 1 isoform X2 gives MMSTYKRATLDEEELLDTGSDGIYNTSSMQVGLQRGLGPRCWAVKTHVEKKLVVIVCVLSLALFICIMTLGLHYKESHPGMCLSEPCVSVASAVMASLDRSVDPCEDFYKFACGGWMRKNPLPDGKSRWGPFSNLWEHNMAVMKDLLENTNMKNLSKAEEKAQWFYEACMNETKIEALGAKPLQDLINQTGGWGLNGPWDKDNFQEVLRTVSAIYRTSPFFTVFVSTDSKSSNSNIIKVDQSGLGLPSREYYLNKTANEKYLKAYLDFLVDLGVLLGGSEATSQIIMQEILDFETALANITVPQEERREEMKIYNKMQAKDLSTLAPVVDWMPFLSAVFAPVVLNDSEPVVVYAKEYLQKVSELISNTNKSILNNYMIMNVVRKMGAILDQRFQDAEQRFLEVMYGTKKSCTPRWKVCVSETDSALGFALGALFVRATFSEDSKAFVEDMVSEIKWAFEDSIKTVGWMDPETKRAAKVKADAIYNMIGYPKFIMNPRELDKVFNDFDVVSDLYFQNVMNNYNFSARVTADQLRKAPNKEQWSMTPPTVNAYYNPTKNEMVFPAGILQAPFYNHNWPKAMNFGGIGVVIGHELTHAFDDQGREYDKDGNLHKWWQNSSVDAFNLQTQCMVEQYSNYTINKEPLNGKQTLGENIADNGGLRAAYKAYVNWIKKNGKESTLPALGMTNHQLFFVGFAQVWCSVRTPESSHEGVITDPHSPSRFRVIGTISNSHEFSEHFGCKADSPMNPKQKCELW, from the exons ATG ATGTCTACTTACAAACGAGCCACTCTGGATGAAGAGGAGCTGTTGGACACTGGCTCTGACGGGATCTACAACACCTCCAGCATGCAG GTCGGACTTCAGCGTGGTCTGGGTCCCCGGTGCTGGGCGGTGAAGACTCACGTTGAGAAAAAGCTAGTGGTCATTGTGTGTGTACTCTCTCTGGCTTTGTTCATCTGCATCATGACTTTGGGTCTGCATTATAAAGAAT CTCATCCGGGAATGTGCCTATCAGAGCCGTGTGTTAGTGTAGCAAGTGCGGTCATGGCCTCTCTTGATCGGTCAGTGGATCCCTGCGAGGATTTCTACAAGTTTGCATGTGGAGGTTGGATGAGGAAGAACCCGCTGCCGGACGGCAAGTCCCGCTGGGGTCCCTTTAGCAACCTGTGGGAGCACAACATGGCAGTGATGAAAGACTTACTAG AGAACACCAACATGAAGAACCTGAGCAAAGCAGAGGAAAAAGCCCAGTGGTTTTATGAAGCTTGTATGAACGAGACCAAAATTGAAGCGCTCGGGGCAAAACCACTACAGGATCTTATCAACCAG ACAGGAGGTTGGGGCTTGAATGGCCCATGGGATAAGGATAACTTCCAAGAAGTTTTACGGACTGTGTCAGCCATATACCGCACTTCCCCTTTTTTCACTGTTTTTGTCAGTACAGACTCAAAAAGCTCCAATAGCAACATCATCAAG GTGGATCAGTCTGGGTTGGGACTTCCATCTAGAGAATACTATCTCAATAAGACAGCCAATGAAAAG TATTTAAAAGCATACCTGGACTTCTTGGTGGATCTGGGGGTCCTTTTGGGTGGCTCAGAGGCCACCTCTCAGATCATAATGCAGGAGATCTTAGACTTTGAAACAGCGCTGGCGAACATCACAGTGCCTCAAGAAGAAAGACGTGAAGAAATGAAAATTTACAACAAGATGCAGGCCAAAGACTTATCT ACGCTGGCTCCTGTGGTAGATTGGATGCCTTTCCTTTCTGCAGTGTTTGCTCCCGTTGTCCTAAATGATTCTGAACCTGTGGTTGTGTACGCTAAAGAATACCTCCAGAAAGTCTCAGAGCTCATCAGTAACACCAACAAGAG CATTTTGAATAACTACATGATTATGAATGTGGTACGGAAAATGGGGGCCATCTTAGACCAGAGGTTCCAAGATGCAGAGCAGCGTTTCCTAGAAGTTATGTACGGCACAAAAAAG AGCTGTACACCACGCTGGAAAGTTTGCGTCAGCGAGACGGACAGCGCTCTGGGCTTTGCCCTTGGGGCTCTGTTCGTCAGAGCCACATTTTCTGAGGACAGCAAAGCTTTC GTTGAAGATATGGTCTCAGAGATCAAATGGGCTTTTGAAGACAGTATAAAGACTGTTGGCTGGATGGATCCTGAGACAAAAAGAGCAGCCAAAGTGAAG GCAGATGCAATATACAACATGATTGGATATCCAAAGTTCATCATGAACCCCAGAGAGCTGGATAAGGTGTTTAATgat TTTGATGTTGTTTCAGACCTCTACTTTCAAAACGTCATGAATAATTACAACTTCTCCGCACGGGTTACAGCCGACCAGCTCAGAAAGGCTCCCAACAAAGAGCA ATGGAGTATGACCCCACCCACGGTTAATGCATACTACAACCCTACCAAAAATGAAATGGTGTTTCCAGCTGGCATACTCCAGGCTCCCTTTTATAACCATAATTGGCCAAA AGCTATGAATTTCGGTGGTATAGGTGTGGTTATTGGGCATGAACTCACGCACGCCTTCGATGATCAAG GACGAGAGTATGACAAGGACGGGAATTTGCATAAATGGTGGCAAAATTCCTCAGTCGACGCTTTCAATCTGCAGACACAGTGCATGGTGGAACAGTACAGTAACTACACTATAAATAAAGAGCCGCTGAATGGAAAACAGACTTTGGGAGAAAATATTGCAGACAATGGAGGCCTGAGAGCAGCTTATAAG GCCTATGTAAACTGGATCAAGAAGAATGGCAAGGAATCCACTCTCCCTGCTCTTGGAATGACCAACCATCAGCTGTTTTTTGTGGGATTTGCTCAG GTGTGGTGCTCAGTTCGGACCCCAGAAAGCTCTCACGAGGGCGTTATTACAGACCCGCACAGCCCATCGCGTTTTCGGGTCATAGGCACCATCTCCAACTCCCATGAGTTCTCGGAGCACTTTGGCTGCAAGGCAGATTCACCCATGAACCCCAAACAAAAGTGTGAGCTGTGGTGA